One region of Deltaproteobacteria bacterium genomic DNA includes:
- a CDS encoding dihydroorotate dehydrogenase — MSTPPVDTAVDLGGIALRNPVLTASGTFGYGSELAPFFDLTRIGGIVAKSLTLEPRSGNLPPRIAETPAGMLNAIGLENVGVDAFVADKLPLLPDGIAVVASVFETEIERYTEVCKRLTGVPKVAGLEINASCPHVKSGGIEFGQRPELLGRLVRETRRASALPLLVKLSPNVTDIREMARVCEGEGASGLSLINTLQALDVDLATRRPVLRNGLGGLSGPAIRPVALRMVWQAAQAVRIPICGIGGIVTAEDALKFLVCGARAVQVGTASYLNPMAAAEVAEGIAAYAAAQGCARVADLVGTLEMPGVR, encoded by the coding sequence GTGAGCACGCCCCCCGTCGACACCGCCGTCGACCTCGGTGGGATCGCGCTGCGCAATCCCGTCCTGACGGCCTCGGGGACCTTCGGCTACGGCAGCGAGCTCGCGCCGTTCTTCGACCTGACCCGGATCGGCGGCATCGTCGCGAAGAGCCTCACCCTCGAGCCCCGCAGCGGGAACCTGCCGCCACGGATCGCCGAGACGCCGGCCGGGATGCTCAACGCGATCGGCCTCGAGAACGTCGGCGTCGACGCCTTCGTCGCCGACAAGCTGCCCCTGCTGCCGGACGGGATCGCAGTCGTCGCCAGCGTCTTCGAGACCGAGATCGAGCGCTACACCGAGGTGTGCAAGCGCCTGACCGGCGTACCGAAGGTGGCGGGTCTCGAGATCAACGCCTCCTGCCCGCACGTGAAGAGCGGCGGGATCGAGTTCGGGCAGCGCCCCGAGCTGCTCGGGCGCCTCGTGCGCGAGACGCGGCGCGCGAGCGCGCTGCCGCTGCTCGTGAAGCTCTCGCCGAACGTGACCGACATCCGGGAGATGGCGCGCGTCTGCGAGGGGGAGGGCGCCTCCGGCCTCTCGCTGATCAACACGCTCCAGGCCCTCGACGTCGACCTCGCCACGCGCCGGCCCGTGCTGCGCAACGGGCTCGGCGGCCTCTCGGGGCCCGCGATCCGGCCGGTGGCGCTGCGCATGGTCTGGCAGGCCGCCCAGGCGGTGCGGATCCCGATCTGCGGGATCGGCGGGATCGTGACGGCCGAGGACGCCCTCAAGTTCCTGGTCTGCGGGGCCCGCGCGGTCCAGGTCGGCACGGCCAGCTACCTGAACCCGATGGCGGCCGCCGAGGTCGCCGAGGGGATCGCCGCCTACGCCGCGGCGCAGGGCTGCGCGCGGGTGGCCGATCTGGTCGGGACGCTCGAGATGCCCGGGGTCCGCTGA
- a CDS encoding GNAT family N-acetyltransferase, producing MGAPEPGAGGAWLVTRAAPGEAPALAALGAGALAHGWSAEALAGELARPDARVYALRGLPRGPVAGFLLARHGPGELHVLLMAVAPARRRCGGGGALLRAALAEARAAGLAAAHLEVRAGNRAALALYARHGFLAVGRRPRYYEGREDAILMSRRLEEEPALTAARPLAIRADAEVRANGPEGAARAGGGRRLVLGVAGWPGSAPGQFAMLSPGATGAAPRFDPLLPRPMAVYRAAPEPGGAEVEILYKVGGRGTRLLADARPGERVRLVGPLGSGFALPAAGQRALLVGGGTGIASLHGLARAARARGPVAVLLGARHEGELMGRADFAALGVDLRIATEDGSAGRRGLVTALLEEALAEPGAGGEQVYACGPTPMMRAAAAIAAAHGRRCVVSLENTMACGFGVCLGCAVPRAGGGFALVCRDGPVLDAAAVAWEALP from the coding sequence GTGGGGGCGCCTGAGCCGGGCGCTGGCGGCGCCTGGCTCGTCACGCGCGCCGCGCCCGGGGAGGCGCCGGCGCTCGCGGCGCTCGGTGCCGGCGCGCTGGCGCACGGCTGGTCGGCCGAGGCGCTCGCGGGCGAGCTCGCGCGCCCCGACGCCCGCGTCTACGCGTTGCGCGGGCTGCCCCGAGGGCCCGTGGCCGGCTTCCTCCTCGCGCGCCACGGCCCGGGCGAGCTGCACGTGCTCCTGATGGCGGTGGCGCCGGCGCGGCGCCGCTGCGGCGGGGGCGGTGCGCTGCTCCGGGCCGCGCTCGCCGAGGCCCGTGCCGCCGGCCTCGCCGCCGCGCACCTCGAGGTGCGCGCCGGCAACCGCGCGGCGCTCGCGCTCTACGCGCGGCACGGCTTCCTCGCGGTCGGCCGCCGGCCCCGCTACTACGAGGGCCGGGAGGACGCCATCCTGATGAGCCGGCGCCTCGAGGAGGAGCCCGCCTTGACCGCAGCCCGGCCGCTCGCGATCCGCGCCGACGCCGAGGTCCGCGCCAACGGCCCGGAAGGGGCCGCGCGGGCGGGCGGGGGCCGCCGGCTGGTGCTCGGCGTCGCGGGCTGGCCGGGCTCCGCGCCCGGGCAGTTCGCGATGCTCTCGCCCGGCGCGACCGGCGCCGCCCCGCGCTTCGACCCGCTGCTGCCCCGCCCGATGGCGGTCTACCGCGCGGCGCCCGAGCCGGGCGGCGCGGAGGTCGAGATCCTCTACAAGGTGGGCGGGCGCGGGACGCGGCTGCTGGCCGACGCGCGTCCCGGCGAACGGGTGCGGCTGGTCGGCCCGCTCGGGAGCGGCTTCGCGCTGCCGGCCGCGGGCCAGCGCGCGCTGCTCGTCGGGGGCGGGACCGGCATCGCCTCGCTCCACGGCCTCGCGCGGGCGGCGCGGGCGCGCGGGCCGGTGGCCGTGCTGCTCGGCGCGCGCCACGAGGGCGAACTCATGGGGCGCGCCGACTTCGCCGCGCTCGGCGTCGACCTGCGGATCGCGACCGAGGACGGCAGTGCGGGCCGCCGCGGCCTCGTGACCGCGCTGCTCGAGGAGGCGCTCGCGGAGCCCGGGGCGGGGGGCGAACAGGTCTACGCCTGCGGTCCGACCCCGATGATGCGAGCCGCGGCGGCGATCGCCGCGGCCCACGGGCGCCGCTGCGTGGTGTCGCTCGAGAACACGATGGCCTGCGGCTTCGGCGTCTGCCTCGGCTGCGCGGTGCCGCGCGCGGGCGGTGGCTTCGCGCTGGTCTGCCGCGACGGCCCCGTGCTCGACGCTGCCGCGGTCGCGTGGGAGGCGCTGCCGTGA